A stretch of Parvularculales bacterium DNA encodes these proteins:
- the raiA gene encoding ribosome-associated translation inhibitor RaiA: MHIRITGIHIDTGEALRTYVQERTEDSITKYFDHPVNGHVTFAREGNLYRADCAVHLESGIVFQAQGQKTDIHASFDLALERLEKRLRRYKRRLKDHHRNNTRAE, from the coding sequence ATGCACATTCGAATCACTGGTATTCACATTGACACAGGCGAGGCGTTGCGGACTTATGTTCAGGAGCGCACCGAGGATTCTATTACAAAGTATTTTGATCACCCGGTAAACGGGCACGTTACCTTTGCACGGGAAGGTAATTTGTATCGTGCAGACTGCGCCGTACATTTAGAGTCTGGCATTGTTTTTCAAGCCCAAGGACAAAAAACAGATATACATGCCAGTTTTGATCTGGCACTGGAGCGGCTAGAAAAACGCTTACGCCGATACAAGCGACGTCTTAAAGATCACCACAGAAATAACACCCGCGCCGAGTAG